A region from the Colwellia sp. PAMC 21821 genome encodes:
- a CDS encoding DUF3570 domain-containing protein produces MQLKKKKPPVNIKAALTLAASALLGTIPKTVVAADNTTKSKKATKDASWDFESALLFYSESDRVSAAEAILNAKKTFDNDEILNLKLTVDVLTGASANGAAAQPNVQTFTRPSGKGSYQTQVNDTPLDDTFKDTRVQFNAQWTQPLADNYTGSVGVHISKEYDYLSLGINGNLAYDFNQKNSTFSVGLSYFQDTFEPEGGIPLAFASMPVAFGSSDDVNHSINKADFDATRRTDSDDKSTADIMFGFTQVINRRMIMQFNYSYSKVDGYLNDPFKVLSLVDSAGIAQDYVYENRPDSRLKQSLYAQTKYHFEKNIFDVSYRYMWDDWELDSHTIDSKLRVPLSRQSYIEPHFRFYKQSAAQFYQPFLVESHTLPEFASADYRIGEMSAYTLGIKYGTTLSGGNDLSFRLEYYRQDPTEAGHKAPGALSEVDLYESVNAIIAQVTYSF; encoded by the coding sequence ATGCAATTAAAGAAAAAAAAGCCTCCGGTCAACATTAAAGCAGCCTTAACCCTTGCGGCTTCGGCCTTGTTGGGCACAATACCTAAAACGGTTGTCGCGGCTGATAACACAACTAAATCTAAAAAAGCAACAAAAGACGCTAGTTGGGATTTTGAAAGTGCGCTTTTATTTTATAGCGAAAGCGATCGTGTTTCAGCAGCAGAAGCTATTTTAAATGCTAAAAAAACCTTTGATAACGACGAAATATTAAACCTTAAACTTACCGTTGATGTATTAACCGGCGCATCAGCAAATGGCGCAGCGGCTCAACCTAATGTACAAACATTTACCCGACCATCAGGTAAAGGGAGCTATCAAACTCAAGTAAATGACACGCCGTTAGACGACACATTTAAAGACACTCGCGTACAGTTTAACGCCCAATGGACTCAGCCGTTAGCGGACAACTATACTGGTAGCGTGGGTGTTCATATTTCAAAAGAATACGATTACTTATCATTGGGCATTAATGGCAACCTTGCGTATGACTTTAATCAGAAGAACTCAACGTTTTCAGTAGGATTGAGTTACTTTCAAGATACTTTTGAACCAGAAGGTGGAATTCCATTAGCATTTGCATCAATGCCAGTAGCTTTTGGCAGCAGCGATGATGTTAATCATAGTATTAATAAAGCTGACTTTGATGCAACCCGTCGCACAGATAGCGATGATAAGAGTACTGCTGATATTATGTTTGGCTTCACACAAGTTATTAACCGCCGAATGATCATGCAGTTTAATTACTCTTACTCGAAGGTTGACGGCTATTTAAACGACCCCTTTAAGGTGTTAAGTTTGGTCGATAGTGCGGGTATCGCGCAAGACTACGTTTATGAAAACCGCCCAGACTCTCGTCTTAAACAGAGTTTATACGCACAAACAAAATATCATTTTGAGAAAAATATTTTTGACGTGTCCTATCGTTATATGTGGGACGATTGGGAGCTAGACTCCCATACAATTGATTCAAAACTGCGCGTCCCTTTATCTCGTCAAAGCTATATAGAGCCTCATTTCCGCTTTTATAAACAAAGTGCGGCCCAGTTTTACCAACCGTTTTTAGTTGAGTCACATACCCTGCCTGAGTTTGCCAGTGCTGATTACCGTATAGGTGAGATGAGCGCATACACGCTAGGAATAAAATATGGTACGACACTTAGCGGCGGTAATGATTTATCATTTCGGTTGGAATATTATCGACAAGACCCAACTGAAGCTGGCCATAAAGCACCTGGTGCACTGTCTGAAGTTGATCTATATGAAAGCGTTAATGCGATTATTGCTCAAGTAACGTATTCGTTTTAA
- a CDS encoding DUF4266 domain-containing protein, whose amino-acid sequence MVKYALFLSAVFLATGCSSLGVEPWERDLLAKDEMALTSSPIDSALDDHIYFSKEASSGGKSFGGGGCGCN is encoded by the coding sequence ATAGTTAAATATGCATTATTTTTATCAGCCGTTTTTTTAGCAACAGGTTGTTCCTCATTAGGTGTTGAACCTTGGGAACGTGACTTGTTAGCAAAAGACGAAATGGCATTAACGTCTTCCCCAATCGACTCCGCTTTAGACGATCACATATATTTCAGTAAAGAAGCTTCCAGTGGCGGCAAAAGTTTTGGTGGTGGAGGTTGCGGATGCAATTAA
- a CDS encoding LysE family translocator — MIDFTLLSLFIPTFFMVSITPGMCMTLAMSLGITIGVRKTFWMMYGELLGVAAVAVASVLGVATIMTTWPQLFQGFKILGALYLLYVGINMWRAKGKLATDSNQHLQSIKKRSLFQQGFFTAIANPKGWAFMISLLPPFISQTLPLAPQLSILVAVILMSEFICMTIYATGGKTIGKVLTKRNNVQLLNKISGSLMILVAIWLATS, encoded by the coding sequence TTGATTGATTTCACGCTGCTAAGTCTTTTTATTCCAACATTTTTTATGGTTAGCATAACACCAGGTATGTGCATGACTTTAGCGATGAGCTTGGGTATCACTATTGGAGTGAGAAAAACATTTTGGATGATGTATGGAGAGTTATTGGGTGTTGCTGCCGTCGCCGTTGCTTCTGTGCTCGGCGTAGCAACAATAATGACTACATGGCCACAACTGTTTCAAGGCTTTAAAATACTTGGCGCACTATATTTATTATACGTGGGTATTAACATGTGGCGGGCTAAAGGCAAGCTTGCTACTGATTCAAATCAACACTTACAGTCAATAAAGAAGCGCAGTTTATTCCAACAAGGTTTTTTTACCGCTATAGCCAATCCTAAAGGTTGGGCGTTTATGATTTCGTTATTACCGCCTTTTATTAGTCAAACGTTACCTCTGGCCCCACAATTGAGTATTTTAGTTGCAGTGATACTAATGTCAGAATTTATTTGCATGACCATTTATGCCACCGGTGGAAAAACTATCGGCAAGGTATTAACTAAACGTAATAATGTGCAATTGCTCAATAAAATTTCAGGAAGCTTGATGATCTTAGTCGCTATTTGGTTAGCAACCAGTTAA
- a CDS encoding IS110 family transposase yields the protein MKITTIGLDIAKSIFHMFAVNKNGRFVKKKQLRRKQVLSFMATLEPCLIVMEACGSANYWARKFIELGHQVKLIAPQYVKPFVKGNKNDYNDAEGIAEAAQRPTMRFVPIKSIEQQDIQNFHRQRERIKKERKALASQIRGLLGEYGIVINKGISAIRNELPDILEDATNELTYLSREIFNELWLEFQVTEVKFKACEVRLNTMNKENEICVRLDEILGIGAITASATYAAAGDGKDFVNGRHFSAWLGLVPGQHSTGGKATLLGISKRGNSYLRTLYIHGARAVLRHSENKTDRFSLWAQALKSRRGHNKACVAVANKIARMAWVIMAKGESYRPAI from the coding sequence ATGAAGATTACTACAATCGGTTTAGACATTGCAAAATCAATTTTTCACATGTTCGCTGTGAATAAAAATGGGCGATTTGTAAAAAAGAAACAATTAAGAAGAAAACAAGTGTTGAGTTTCATGGCAACATTAGAGCCTTGCCTAATTGTAATGGAAGCTTGTGGCAGTGCGAACTACTGGGCTAGAAAATTTATTGAATTGGGGCACCAAGTAAAACTTATTGCGCCTCAATATGTAAAACCCTTCGTTAAAGGCAATAAAAATGATTATAACGATGCCGAAGGTATTGCAGAGGCAGCGCAACGCCCGACCATGAGGTTTGTGCCAATTAAATCGATAGAACAACAAGATATTCAAAACTTCCATCGACAACGTGAACGCATAAAGAAAGAACGTAAAGCATTAGCAAGTCAGATACGAGGCTTGTTAGGAGAATATGGCATTGTCATCAATAAAGGTATTTCTGCAATTCGCAATGAACTGCCGGATATTTTAGAGGATGCGACAAATGAGTTAACGTATTTAAGTCGGGAGATATTTAATGAGTTATGGCTTGAATTTCAAGTCACAGAAGTGAAGTTTAAAGCGTGTGAAGTTCGCTTAAACACGATGAATAAAGAAAATGAAATATGTGTTCGCTTAGATGAAATATTAGGTATTGGAGCAATCACAGCTAGCGCTACTTATGCAGCTGCAGGAGATGGAAAAGACTTTGTAAATGGTCGACATTTTTCGGCATGGCTTGGGCTTGTTCCTGGGCAGCATTCAACGGGTGGAAAGGCCACCTTACTCGGTATAAGTAAACGCGGTAATAGTTATTTAAGAACACTATACATCCACGGGGCCCGGGCAGTATTAAGGCACAGTGAAAACAAAACTGACCGATTTAGTTTGTGGGCACAAGCGTTAAAATCCCGACGAGGACACAACAAAGCATGCGTTGCTGTGGCGAATAAAATAGCAAGAATGGCTTGGGTAATAATGGCGAAGGGGGAAAGTTATCGCCCGGCTATATAA
- the ccoN gene encoding cytochrome-c oxidase, cbb3-type subunit I translates to MTTTLDHPSYNYNVVRQFTVMTVIWGIVGTLVGVLIAAQLIWPALNFETPWLTYSRLRPLHTNAVIFAFGTSALFATSYYVVQRTCKVALFGGKLAAFTFWGWQAVIVLAVITLPMGYTSSKEYAELEWPIDILIAVVWISYAIVFFGTLINRKTSHIYVANWFFGGFILTVAVLHIGNSMVIPVSMMKSYSIYPGAIDAMMQWWYGHNAVGFLLTAGFLGMMYYFVPKQAERPVYSYRLSIVHFWALISLYIWAGPHHLHYTALPDWAQSVGMVMSIVLFLPSWGGMINGIMTLSGAWHKLRYDPILRFLIVSLSFYGMSTFEGPMMAIKSVNALSHYTDWTIGHVHSGALGWVAMVSIGAMYHLIPVLFNQGRMFSVRLINVHFWLHTSGVVLYIVAMWISGVMQGLMWRAVNTDGTLTYSFVESLTASYPFYFIRFVGGVLIVSGFILMAYNMFKTIYAKDNSLEAVKAA, encoded by the coding sequence ATGACAACAACGCTTGATCATCCGTCCTATAACTACAATGTGGTGCGTCAATTCACCGTAATGACAGTTATTTGGGGGATCGTTGGTACTCTTGTAGGTGTTCTTATTGCGGCGCAATTAATTTGGCCAGCACTAAACTTTGAAACACCTTGGTTAACCTATTCTCGTCTTCGCCCGCTTCATACCAATGCGGTAATTTTTGCTTTTGGTACCAGTGCACTATTTGCAACTTCGTATTATGTTGTGCAGCGCACCTGTAAAGTAGCGCTCTTTGGTGGCAAATTAGCGGCCTTTACCTTTTGGGGTTGGCAAGCCGTTATTGTGCTTGCAGTAATCACTTTACCTATGGGTTACACATCAAGCAAAGAATACGCTGAGTTAGAATGGCCAATTGATATTTTAATCGCCGTTGTTTGGATTAGTTACGCCATTGTATTTTTTGGTACTTTGATTAACCGTAAAACATCTCATATTTATGTTGCCAACTGGTTCTTTGGTGGCTTCATTCTCACCGTTGCGGTATTGCATATTGGCAACAGTATGGTGATTCCAGTTTCAATGATGAAGTCTTACTCCATATATCCTGGTGCAATTGATGCCATGATGCAGTGGTGGTATGGACATAATGCCGTAGGCTTTCTATTAACCGCAGGTTTCTTAGGTATGATGTACTATTTCGTACCAAAACAAGCTGAGCGCCCTGTTTACTCTTACCGTTTATCAATTGTTCATTTTTGGGCATTGATTTCATTATACATTTGGGCAGGCCCGCATCATCTACATTACACTGCACTTCCTGATTGGGCACAATCAGTTGGTATGGTTATGTCAATCGTACTATTCTTGCCTTCTTGGGGCGGGATGATCAACGGTATAATGACACTTTCTGGCGCATGGCATAAGCTGCGTTATGACCCTATTCTACGCTTCTTAATTGTTTCGTTGTCTTTCTACGGTATGTCGACATTTGAAGGCCCTATGATGGCAATCAAGTCGGTAAATGCCCTTTCGCATTATACTGACTGGACTATTGGTCACGTTCATTCTGGTGCGCTAGGCTGGGTTGCTATGGTATCTATTGGTGCTATGTACCACTTAATTCCTGTGTTATTTAACCAAGGCCGTATGTTCAGCGTACGTTTAATCAACGTGCATTTCTGGCTACATACGTCGGGTGTTGTTTTATATATTGTCGCCATGTGGATTTCTGGTGTAATGCAAGGGTTAATGTGGCGTGCGGTTAACACTGACGGTACCTTAACTTATAGCTTTGTTGAAAGTTTAACAGCCTCGTATCCTTTCTACTTCATCCGTTTTGTTGGTGGTGTATTGATTGTTTCTGGCTTTATTTTAATGGCTTATAACATGTTCAAAACAATTTATGCTAAAGACAATAGTCTTGAAGCAGTTAAAGCAGCTTAA
- the ccoO gene encoding cytochrome-c oxidase, cbb3-type subunit II, with the protein MKNKHEKFEKNVGLFAIFTILAISVGGLVEITPLFFQKATNTPVDNLRPYTPLEMEGRDIYIRESCNVCHSQMIRPFRAETERYGHYSVAGEQVWEHPFLWGSKRTGPDLARVGGRYSDDWHRAHLLDPRSVVPESNMPSFKWLAENTLDGELTAKKLSTFNFLTRNRSHKDEQGNAIPLYSETDIAGAKKAVKGKTEMDALIAYLQSLGHALK; encoded by the coding sequence ATGAAAAATAAACATGAAAAGTTTGAAAAAAATGTTGGCTTGTTTGCTATTTTTACCATTCTAGCGATAAGCGTGGGTGGTTTAGTTGAAATTACGCCACTTTTCTTTCAAAAAGCGACAAATACGCCAGTAGATAATCTACGCCCTTATACGCCACTAGAAATGGAAGGTCGTGATATTTATATCCGTGAAAGTTGTAATGTTTGCCATAGCCAAATGATCCGTCCTTTTCGTGCGGAAACTGAACGCTATGGTCATTACTCTGTGGCCGGCGAACAAGTTTGGGAACATCCATTTTTATGGGGTTCTAAACGTACGGGTCCTGATTTAGCCCGTGTTGGTGGTCGTTATAGTGACGATTGGCATCGTGCACATTTACTCGACCCTCGTTCAGTTGTTCCTGAGTCGAATATGCCTTCATTTAAGTGGTTAGCGGAAAATACGCTTGACGGCGAATTAACCGCTAAAAAGTTATCTACATTTAACTTTTTAACGCGTAATCGTAGCCACAAAGACGAGCAAGGTAATGCTATTCCGCTTTACTCTGAAACTGATATTGCAGGTGCAAAAAAAGCAGTTAAAGGTAAAACAGAAATGGATGCATTAATTGCATATCTTCAGTCTCTTGGTCATGCGTTGAAATAA
- a CDS encoding cbb3-type cytochrome c oxidase subunit 3, whose translation MDYGTLRGLIALLILALFIVIVVWSYSKKRKSAFDEAANSIFEEKTETEIKHSDKNNKQETNNV comes from the coding sequence ATGGATTACGGCACGCTTAGAGGGCTTATTGCCCTATTAATATTGGCATTATTTATTGTTATTGTGGTTTGGTCATATTCAAAAAAACGCAAGTCTGCGTTTGATGAAGCGGCAAATTCAATTTTTGAAGAAAAAACTGAAACCGAAATAAAGCACTCTGACAAAAATAACAAACAGGAGACTAATAATGTCTAG
- the ccoP gene encoding cytochrome-c oxidase, cbb3-type subunit III gives MSSFWTIWVSVLSLGTLIGCYLLLRMCLKNFAGVPEGEATGHVFDGIEELNNPLPKWWSNFFLLTILWGFFYIAVYGLGGWKGFSGWESSNQGILNLAESKEKAALAKETGKLVQYDREVAAADAKYGPIFEAYAKREIIDLATANDEEATAARKVGQRLFLQNCSQCHGSDARGATGFPNLADQDWLYGGSPEAIKATLMHGRKANGMMAWSAALGGEQGVKEVAAFVLSLSGREVAPKAAEAGKVKFAMCAACHGSEGKGSDAMGIALGAPNLTDNIWLYGGSQRAVESSIANGRAGVMPAWDKILGEQKIHVISAYVYSLSQE, from the coding sequence ATGTCTAGTTTCTGGACTATATGGGTATCAGTTCTATCCCTTGGCACATTGATAGGTTGCTACCTATTGTTACGTATGTGTTTGAAGAACTTTGCAGGCGTACCTGAAGGTGAAGCTACGGGCCACGTTTTTGATGGTATTGAAGAGTTAAATAACCCACTACCGAAATGGTGGAGTAATTTCTTTTTATTGACCATTCTTTGGGGCTTTTTCTATATTGCGGTTTATGGCTTAGGTGGTTGGAAAGGTTTTTCTGGCTGGGAAAGTTCTAACCAAGGTATTTTAAATTTAGCCGAGTCTAAAGAAAAAGCGGCTTTGGCAAAAGAAACCGGCAAGTTAGTACAATATGATCGTGAAGTTGCTGCTGCAGATGCTAAATACGGACCAATTTTTGAAGCGTATGCAAAACGTGAAATTATCGATTTAGCCACAGCTAACGATGAAGAAGCAACGGCGGCTCGTAAAGTAGGTCAACGGTTATTTTTACAAAACTGTTCGCAATGTCACGGCTCTGATGCACGTGGTGCAACTGGCTTTCCTAATTTAGCTGACCAAGACTGGTTATATGGTGGTTCACCTGAAGCGATTAAAGCCACGCTTATGCATGGTCGTAAAGCTAATGGCATGATGGCTTGGAGCGCAGCTTTAGGCGGCGAGCAAGGCGTTAAAGAAGTCGCGGCATTCGTGCTGAGCTTAAGTGGTCGTGAAGTTGCCCCTAAAGCAGCAGAAGCAGGTAAAGTTAAATTTGCCATGTGTGCAGCTTGTCATGGTAGTGAAGGCAAAGGTAGTGATGCTATGGGCATTGCTTTAGGCGCACCAAACTTAACCGATAACATTTGGCTATATGGTGGTTCTCAGCGTGCTGTAGAATCTTCAATCGCTAATGGTCGTGCCGGTGTTATGCCAGCGTGGGATAAAATCCTAGGTGAACAAAAAATTCACGTGATCAGTGCTTATGTATATAGCTTGTCGCAAGAATAA
- a CDS encoding FixH family protein produces the protein MKTSWYQEPWAWLVFILPFTAVVAGIATFIIANTDPDPLVVGDYYKKGKAINLELGKIKQAQKLGMSFGLKLVDDQLVIRPTGIEKEFPILNVNFYHPTLAQRDFYLALTADGNGNFTHYFEADQNVSGKWRVTISSFENDWKIQTEMTLPQSEFVIMKPNPSTAN, from the coding sequence ATGAAAACATCTTGGTATCAAGAGCCTTGGGCTTGGCTTGTGTTTATATTACCTTTTACGGCGGTCGTTGCCGGTATTGCCACGTTTATTATTGCCAATACTGATCCTGACCCTCTTGTTGTTGGCGATTACTATAAAAAAGGTAAAGCTATTAACTTGGAATTAGGCAAAATTAAACAAGCACAAAAACTCGGCATGAGTTTTGGTTTGAAGCTTGTTGATGATCAGCTTGTCATTCGACCAACAGGTATCGAAAAAGAGTTTCCAATATTGAATGTTAACTTTTATCACCCTACATTAGCGCAGCGAGACTTTTATTTAGCGTTAACGGCTGATGGTAATGGCAACTTTACTCATTACTTTGAAGCGGACCAAAATGTTTCAGGCAAATGGCGTGTGACCATTAGTTCTTTTGAAAATGACTGGAAGATTCAAACGGAGATGACCTTGCCTCAGTCTGAATTTGTTATCATGAAACCGAATCCATCTACAGCAAATTAA
- a CDS encoding heavy metal translocating P-type ATPase encodes MSKACFHCGEPVPNGINLITNIESMSQPMCCIGCQAVAQTIVDNGLTDYYRFRSAPAQKGEVLIPEQLQRNKILDDESLQNEFTYYHDGFKETILTIDGISCSACAWLIEMQVSKLDGVNKITVNATTQRATVQWQESQVRLSEILSLIDKIGYHGLPFKASSAEKVNKKQAKSFIKRLGISGILMMQVMMIAFGLYFGAFSDMAEHNVIYLRWASFFLTLPIVTYGAYPFYKGAFYALKARQLSMDVPVSIAIILAFLASCWATFTQQGEVYFESVSMFTFLILIGKFLEFRARSRAADVSANLLKLIPMTATKIEQGVERFISANNLKADDIILIKPGETIPADSEIITGTSQINEAMLSGEQLPLMKTTLDNIFAGTINGDGNLTAKVKHNNQESFLSQLIRLSENAQSHKPKLAKLSDKIAQYFVALILIVSIITSIYWIQHAPSEAFWITLSVLVVTCPCALSLATPTALTCATTRLNREGIMIKSAHVLETMPEVDAVAFDKTGTLTTGEFALVKVKTYGDFSDDITSEGQEQVLAIAAALEAHSAHPLAKAFSPFRDFNQTTTQVVVAPGAGISGEVNGQHYRIGKSSWLLSDNNNSAYSAQCVLMQGETLVAEFYLNDGLRDDAKPLIAFLHQQDIETTMLSGDNLQGCNKLQSTLQINSVQANLSAQDKVNAIKQQQATHTVAMIGDGVNDSPVLGAAHLSIAMGSGTDIAKNGADVILLNNKLKGVQTLRQVSVRTARIIKQNYLWAFGYNAIVLPLAVTGHIAPYMAVIGMSASSILVVSNSLRLLKK; translated from the coding sequence ATGAGCAAAGCTTGTTTTCATTGTGGCGAGCCAGTCCCCAATGGTATTAATTTAATAACAAATATTGAAAGTATGAGTCAACCTATGTGCTGCATAGGTTGCCAAGCCGTCGCACAGACTATCGTCGACAATGGCTTAACTGACTATTACCGTTTTCGCAGTGCGCCAGCACAAAAAGGTGAAGTGTTAATACCAGAGCAACTCCAGCGTAATAAAATACTTGATGATGAAAGCTTACAAAATGAGTTTACCTATTATCATGATGGCTTCAAAGAAACAATTTTAACCATTGACGGTATAAGCTGCTCAGCATGTGCATGGCTAATAGAGATGCAAGTTAGCAAACTCGATGGTGTTAATAAGATCACGGTGAATGCGACAACACAAAGAGCGACCGTGCAGTGGCAAGAAAGCCAAGTAAGACTGAGTGAAATACTGAGTTTAATCGATAAAATTGGCTATCACGGTCTGCCATTTAAGGCCAGTAGCGCCGAAAAAGTTAATAAAAAACAAGCAAAAAGCTTTATTAAACGCCTTGGCATTTCTGGTATTTTAATGATGCAAGTTATGATGATCGCCTTTGGTTTGTACTTTGGCGCTTTCTCAGATATGGCAGAACACAATGTTATTTATTTACGCTGGGCGAGCTTTTTCTTAACCTTACCTATTGTTACCTATGGCGCTTATCCTTTTTATAAAGGCGCATTTTATGCCCTAAAAGCCCGCCAACTTTCGATGGATGTACCGGTATCTATTGCGATTATTTTGGCATTTTTAGCGAGTTGCTGGGCAACATTCACCCAACAAGGTGAAGTGTATTTCGAATCTGTTTCCATGTTTACTTTCCTCATTCTTATCGGTAAATTCCTGGAATTTAGAGCCCGTAGTCGTGCCGCGGATGTTTCAGCAAATTTATTAAAACTTATACCGATGACAGCGACTAAAATAGAACAAGGTGTTGAGCGCTTTATTTCAGCCAATAATTTAAAAGCTGACGATATTATTTTAATAAAGCCAGGCGAAACCATTCCAGCTGACAGTGAAATAATCACCGGCACGAGTCAAATAAATGAAGCTATGCTGTCGGGTGAACAACTGCCCTTAATGAAAACAACGTTAGACAACATATTTGCCGGCACCATAAATGGTGATGGTAATTTAACAGCAAAAGTTAAACACAACAATCAAGAGTCATTTTTAAGCCAATTGATTCGCCTAAGTGAAAATGCGCAAAGCCATAAACCTAAGTTAGCGAAGTTGTCAGATAAAATTGCCCAATACTTTGTTGCGCTAATTTTAATTGTTTCTATTATTACGTCAATATATTGGATACAACATGCACCGTCAGAGGCATTTTGGATCACCCTGTCTGTTTTGGTGGTTACTTGCCCCTGTGCTTTGTCGTTAGCAACACCTACTGCACTCACCTGTGCAACTACACGCCTTAATCGTGAAGGTATTATGATTAAGTCAGCACACGTACTGGAAACTATGCCTGAAGTCGATGCCGTAGCATTTGATAAAACCGGCACCTTAACCACCGGTGAATTTGCCCTTGTCAAAGTAAAAACTTATGGTGATTTTTCAGATGATATTACCTCAGAAGGTCAAGAACAAGTACTCGCTATTGCAGCAGCATTAGAGGCACATTCTGCACACCCGTTGGCAAAAGCGTTTAGCCCTTTTCGTGATTTTAACCAAACAACCACACAGGTTGTCGTTGCTCCCGGCGCTGGTATTTCTGGTGAAGTTAACGGCCAACACTATCGCATTGGCAAAAGTTCGTGGCTACTTAGCGATAATAACAATTCAGCTTACAGCGCGCAGTGTGTATTAATGCAAGGTGAAACATTAGTCGCTGAATTTTATTTAAATGATGGTTTACGTGATGACGCTAAACCCTTAATAGCGTTTCTTCATCAACAAGACATTGAAACCACCATGTTATCGGGCGATAACCTGCAAGGCTGCAATAAATTGCAATCAACACTGCAAATTAACAGTGTACAAGCTAACTTATCAGCTCAAGACAAGGTAAATGCCATAAAACAGCAACAAGCCACACACACGGTCGCTATGATAGGAGATGGTGTAAACGATAGTCCTGTGCTCGGCGCAGCGCATTTATCGATTGCCATGGGTAGTGGTACCGATATTGCTAAAAACGGTGCCGATGTGATATTACTGAACAACAAGCTTAAAGGCGTGCAAACATTACGACAGGTTTCGGTGCGAACGGCGCGCATTATAAAGCAAAACTATCTTTGGGCTTTTGGTTATAATGCCATTGTATTACCGTTAGCGGTTACGGGTCATATTGCACCCTATATGGCCGTAATTGGTATGTCGGCCAGTTCAATTTTAGTAGTAAGTAATTCATTAAGGCTTTTAAAAAAATGA
- the ccoS gene encoding cbb3-type cytochrome oxidase assembly protein CcoS has product MSIIYVLIPIAVLLTTIGIYLFFWAVKTEQFDDLEKQGMSILFDDEHDKVSHNKSTSASLNVTQVKETEFKDNQTNETNKAKNQVDNQNDNQVDK; this is encoded by the coding sequence ATGAGCATAATTTACGTATTAATTCCCATTGCAGTATTACTGACCACTATCGGTATTTATCTCTTTTTTTGGGCGGTAAAAACCGAACAATTTGATGACTTAGAAAAACAAGGTATGAGCATTTTATTTGATGATGAACATGACAAAGTCAGTCACAATAAAAGTACCAGTGCTTCACTTAACGTTACTCAGGTGAAAGAGACTGAGTTCAAAGACAATCAAACAAATGAAACAAATAAAGCTAAGAATCAAGTAGATAATCAGAACGATAATCAGGTCGATAAATAA
- a CDS encoding sulfite exporter TauE/SafE family protein, translating to MNLDFFSAFVIGLLGSGHCVVMCGGISTMLTTAISDTARHKKYAIIFAYNFGRIASYSLIGALVAFTSSMAAKNIGFPVAILKTIAGVFLILLGLYLGQWLMWLSRVEHLGKNVWRHISPHTKKFIPIKNIKSAFALGALWGWLPCGLVYSTLTWSLASADVLNGALIMFFFGLGTLPALLSVSLGTFSVKSLLSHALFRKIAAMLVVIYGIYTILIAYL from the coding sequence ATGAATCTTGATTTTTTTTCAGCTTTTGTTATCGGATTACTTGGCTCTGGCCATTGTGTGGTAATGTGTGGCGGTATTAGCACCATGTTAACCACCGCGATATCGGATACCGCTCGTCATAAAAAATATGCCATTATATTTGCCTATAACTTTGGTCGCATAGCCTCTTATAGTTTGATAGGCGCCTTAGTCGCATTCACCAGTTCAATGGCCGCAAAAAATATAGGTTTTCCCGTTGCGATATTAAAAACTATCGCGGGCGTTTTTCTTATCTTGTTGGGTTTATACCTTGGTCAGTGGTTAATGTGGTTGAGCCGAGTCGAGCATTTAGGCAAAAATGTATGGCGTCATATATCACCACACACCAAAAAATTTATACCGATTAAAAACATAAAAAGTGCATTCGCGTTAGGCGCGCTTTGGGGTTGGTTACCTTGTGGTTTAGTTTATTCTACTTTAACTTGGTCATTAGCAAGTGCCGACGTACTTAATGGTGCCTTGATCATGTTTTTCTTTGGCCTTGGCACTTTGCCCGCTCTACTTTCAGTATCATTAGGGACTTTCAGCGTTAAGTCGCTATTAAGTCATGCTCTATTTAGAAAAATAGCGGCTATGTTAGTCGTTATATATGGCATTTATACTATACTGATTGCATATCTTTAA